The following proteins are co-located in the Flavobacterium sp. CECT 9288 genome:
- a CDS encoding type I restriction endonuclease subunit R — translation MSHQSEATLENNLIKQLIGLKYTSVKIQDGDALVSNLKSQLEVFNETTFTAKEFDAVLNHLSKGNVFEKAKTLRDRFQLTKEDGTSFYVRFFNAEDNSKNLYQVTNQISLEGSYKNRFDVTLLVNGLPLVQIELKRSGIEIKEAFNQINRYQMHSFWSNHGLFQYVQLFVISNGVNTKYLANNKLQSVKQTFFWADANNKNITELPEFTAAFLNPNQLGKMIAHYIVINETHKVMMVLRPYQFFATEAIIHQVKNSNDNAYIWHTTGSGKTLTSFKASQILMELPEVYKVVFVVDRKDLDYQTMNEFNAFKKDSVDVTDNTQSLVRQLTDNTKLVLTTIQKLNNAISERFSGKIEGLRHKKIVFIFDECHRSQFGETHDRITKFFEKSQLIGFTGTPIFAENASKNDLGKRTTKDLFGNCLHKYVITDAIRDQNVLRFGIEYVGKYKNKSNAFIDIEVEDIDKQEVLDSEKRINKIVDYIIAYHDQKTFNKDYSALLAVSSIDNVIQYYDLFQQKKEAGAHDLRIATIFTYGTNEDSEEAQDYLPSDEVDFDVLAEKPTTYQSKHTRDKLEKYIGDYNKMYNTSFSTKDSQQFENYFKNISQRLKDREKENFNHEKDRLDIVIVVNMMLTGFDAKKVNTLYVDKNLKQHGLIQAYSRTNRILGEQKSQGNILAFRNLKKATDDAITLFSNKEAIEVVTMPDYEAIAEKFDEALKLLREITPTYQSVNDLKNEEEDAQFVQAFRKLMRAMNVLQSYTDFDWEDLGIDEQEYEDYKAKYLDIYQKVKQDTEKQKTSILDDIDFELELIHTDQINVAYILRLLAQLKGEKTPTAAAAQKKAIIDLLGGDIQLRSKRELIQKFIDENMPNIKDGDSIEDEFEKYWQDQKVLALGKLCEEEHLDKAQFKSLIDAYIYSGREPIKDEVFQCLDNRPSILQARTIGDRIIAKMKEFVEVFVKGMMA, via the coding sequence ATGAGCCATCAATCCGAAGCTACACTAGAAAACAACTTAATCAAGCAATTGATTGGTTTGAAATATACGTCTGTCAAAATTCAGGATGGAGACGCTTTAGTTTCTAACCTCAAAAGTCAGTTGGAAGTTTTTAATGAAACCACTTTCACTGCTAAGGAGTTTGATGCTGTTTTGAATCATTTGTCCAAAGGCAATGTTTTTGAAAAAGCCAAAACACTCAGGGATCGCTTTCAATTAACAAAGGAAGATGGGACTTCGTTTTATGTTCGGTTTTTTAATGCAGAGGATAACAGCAAGAATTTATATCAAGTTACCAATCAAATATCATTAGAAGGCAGTTACAAGAACCGTTTTGATGTCACACTTTTGGTAAACGGATTGCCATTGGTACAAATAGAATTGAAACGCTCGGGTATCGAAATTAAAGAAGCTTTTAACCAAATCAATCGCTACCAAATGCATTCGTTTTGGAGCAACCACGGTTTGTTTCAATACGTGCAATTGTTTGTCATTAGCAATGGTGTCAATACAAAATATTTGGCCAACAATAAATTACAATCGGTCAAACAAACCTTCTTTTGGGCTGATGCCAATAATAAAAACATCACGGAGTTACCCGAGTTTACAGCTGCTTTCCTAAACCCAAATCAATTGGGTAAAATGATTGCACATTACATCGTGATCAACGAAACACATAAGGTGATGATGGTCTTGCGTCCGTATCAATTTTTTGCTACCGAAGCCATTATTCACCAAGTTAAAAACTCGAATGACAACGCTTACATTTGGCACACCACAGGATCGGGTAAAACCTTAACTTCCTTTAAGGCCAGTCAAATTTTAATGGAATTGCCAGAGGTTTACAAAGTAGTTTTTGTAGTAGATAGAAAAGATTTGGATTACCAAACCATGAATGAGTTCAACGCGTTCAAAAAAGACAGTGTTGATGTTACTGATAATACCCAATCGTTAGTACGGCAATTGACTGATAATACCAAGTTGGTCTTAACTACCATTCAAAAATTAAACAATGCCATTTCGGAACGGTTTTCGGGCAAAATAGAAGGCTTACGCCATAAGAAAATCGTTTTTATTTTTGATGAGTGTCACCGCTCACAATTTGGAGAAACACACGATCGTATTACTAAATTCTTTGAGAAAAGTCAACTTATTGGATTTACAGGAACACCCATTTTTGCCGAAAACGCTTCTAAGAATGATTTAGGAAAGCGAACAACCAAAGATTTGTTTGGTAACTGTTTGCACAAATACGTCATTACAGATGCGATACGGGATCAAAATGTTTTGCGTTTTGGGATTGAATATGTAGGGAAATACAAGAACAAGAGCAATGCTTTTATTGACATAGAAGTAGAGGATATTGACAAGCAAGAAGTTCTGGATTCCGAAAAGAGAATCAACAAAATTGTAGATTACATCATTGCGTATCACGATCAAAAAACGTTCAATAAAGACTATTCGGCACTGTTAGCAGTAAGTAGTATTGATAATGTGATTCAGTATTACGACCTTTTTCAACAAAAGAAAGAAGCTGGAGCACACGATTTGCGCATTGCTACCATTTTCACGTATGGTACCAATGAAGATTCAGAGGAAGCGCAAGATTATTTACCAAGTGACGAAGTTGACTTTGATGTTTTAGCGGAGAAACCAACAACCTATCAATCCAAACACACGCGTGACAAGCTTGAAAAATACATTGGGGATTACAACAAAATGTACAATACCAGTTTTTCGACCAAGGACAGCCAACAGTTTGAGAATTACTTTAAAAACATAAGCCAGCGATTAAAAGATCGAGAAAAAGAAAACTTCAACCACGAGAAAGACCGTTTGGATATCGTGATTGTAGTTAATATGATGCTTACCGGTTTTGATGCTAAAAAAGTAAATACGCTGTATGTAGATAAAAACTTGAAGCAACACGGTTTGATTCAGGCGTATTCCAGAACCAACAGGATTTTGGGAGAACAGAAGTCGCAAGGAAACATTTTGGCTTTTAGAAACCTTAAAAAAGCAACTGATGATGCCATCACTTTGTTTTCGAATAAAGAGGCAATAGAAGTAGTGACCATGCCCGATTATGAGGCCATTGCGGAGAAGTTTGATGAAGCTTTAAAGCTTTTAAGAGAAATTACACCCACATATCAAAGCGTAAATGATTTAAAAAACGAAGAAGAAGATGCTCAATTTGTGCAAGCATTCAGAAAGTTGATGCGAGCAATGAATGTATTGCAATCCTACACTGATTTTGACTGGGAGGATTTAGGTATTGATGAACAAGAATACGAAGACTACAAAGCCAAGTATCTTGACATCTACCAAAAGGTGAAGCAAGATACTGAAAAGCAAAAGACATCGATTCTGGATGACATTGATTTTGAATTAGAATTAATCCACACCGACCAAATCAACGTGGCCTACATCTTGAGATTGTTAGCGCAACTAAAAGGGGAAAAAACACCAACCGCTGCTGCAGCCCAAAAGAAAGCTATTATTGATTTATTGGGAGGAGACATTCAGCTGAGAAGCAAACGAGAATTGATTCAAAAATTCATAGATGAAAATATGCCCAACATCAAAGACGGAGATTCTATTGAAGATGAGTTTGAAAAATACTGGCAAGATCAAAAAGTCTTGGCATTAGGCAAACTATGCGAGGAAGAACATCTTGACAAAGCACAATTCAAATCCTTAATAGATGCCTACATCTACAGCGGTCGAGAACCTATAAAAGACGAGGTTTTTCAATGCTTAGACAATAGACCCAGCATCCTGCAAGCCCGAACTATTGGTGACCGAATTATAGCAAAAATGAAGGAGTTTGTAGAGGTTTTTGTAAAGGGGATGATGGCGTAA
- the ddpX gene encoding D-alanyl-D-alanine dipeptidase has translation MKLFFLSAMFLFLNSALAQSSLPNSVTEKNDKVNDTTFVNLKSYSNAFVFDMKYATDDNFLKAKVYDCAECFLRLKTVKALVKANTKLAQKGYKIKIYDCYRPLDIQKKMWEIVPNPKYVANPKTGSIHNRGGAVDISLVTLQGEAVDMGTDFDFFGEKASHLYQDLPKNVLQNRKLLKSVMISAGFNSFDSEWWHYNLKAGLKNPVSNVKWECE, from the coding sequence ATGAAATTGTTTTTTCTCTCTGCGATGTTTCTATTTTTAAATAGTGCTTTAGCTCAATCTTCTTTGCCTAATTCAGTTACTGAAAAAAATGACAAAGTGAATGACACGACTTTTGTGAATTTAAAAAGTTATAGTAACGCGTTTGTATTCGACATGAAGTACGCCACTGATGATAATTTTTTAAAAGCGAAGGTGTATGATTGTGCAGAGTGTTTTTTACGATTAAAAACGGTTAAAGCTTTAGTTAAAGCCAATACCAAATTGGCTCAAAAAGGATATAAAATAAAAATTTATGACTGCTACAGACCTTTGGATATCCAAAAAAAAATGTGGGAAATAGTTCCTAATCCTAAGTATGTGGCAAACCCTAAAACGGGTTCTATTCACAATAGGGGTGGAGCGGTAGATATTTCCCTTGTAACCCTTCAAGGAGAAGCAGTGGATATGGGTACTGATTTTGATTTTTTTGGCGAGAAAGCAAGTCATTTATATCAAGATTTACCTAAAAATGTATTGCAAAACCGAAAACTATTAAAATCAGTAATGATTAGTGCTGGTTTTAATTCATTTGATTCAGAATGGTGGCATTACAATTTAAAAGCGGGCTTGAAAAACCCAGTTTCTAATGTAAAATGGGAATGTGAATAA
- a CDS encoding class I SAM-dependent methyltransferase, with protein MNSKILDSDIQLFINNNLDKNIAQLALQKNPFDSVDWIQIINQIEAKAKAKDKLPTWFSTALMYYPSKISVEQTSSEKTAAYKASLIHGTSLIDLTGGFGVDDYYFSKTFKDVAHCEINTELSQIAKHNFNQLNCNSITCYSGDSNETLKNINKNWDWIYIDPSRRNDAKGKVFMLKDCLPNVPENLDFYFKKTNSILIKTAPLLDITAGLSELKFVKNIHIIALENEVKELLWELHKEYSGATTIKSVNLNKNEIENFDFVWNDNSQIATYSEPQKYLYEANSAIMKSGGFDAVSAYYKVNKLHKHSHLYTSNEQIPFPGRTFHIRKSFPYSKNEMKIQLENKKANITIRNFPDTVEKIRKKWKIKDGGDTYCFFTIDENNDKIVLLCDKI; from the coding sequence TTGAACTCAAAAATACTAGATTCTGATATCCAATTGTTTATAAACAATAATTTGGATAAAAATATAGCACAGCTTGCCTTACAAAAAAATCCGTTTGATTCAGTTGATTGGATTCAAATTATTAACCAAATCGAAGCTAAGGCTAAAGCCAAGGATAAATTACCTACTTGGTTTTCTACCGCTTTAATGTATTACCCAAGTAAAATTTCTGTAGAACAAACATCTTCAGAAAAAACGGCAGCCTACAAAGCATCGCTAATCCATGGAACATCACTTATTGATCTCACAGGCGGTTTTGGTGTTGATGACTATTATTTCTCAAAAACCTTTAAAGATGTAGCTCATTGTGAAATTAATACCGAATTATCTCAAATAGCAAAACACAATTTCAATCAACTCAATTGTAATTCCATAACCTGCTACTCTGGAGATAGTAATGAAACGCTTAAAAACATAAACAAAAATTGGGACTGGATATACATTGACCCCTCCAGAAGAAATGATGCTAAAGGCAAAGTTTTTATGCTAAAGGATTGTTTGCCAAATGTTCCTGAAAACTTAGATTTTTACTTTAAAAAAACCAATTCAATTTTGATAAAAACAGCACCTTTACTGGATATTACCGCTGGACTGTCAGAACTTAAATTCGTTAAAAATATTCATATCATTGCTTTAGAAAATGAGGTAAAAGAACTCCTATGGGAATTGCATAAAGAATACTCCGGAGCTACCACGATAAAATCAGTCAACTTAAACAAAAATGAAATCGAAAACTTTGATTTTGTTTGGAACGATAATAGCCAAATTGCAACTTACAGTGAACCTCAAAAATACCTTTACGAAGCAAATAGTGCCATAATGAAATCTGGAGGATTTGATGCTGTTAGTGCTTATTACAAAGTGAACAAACTGCATAAACATTCCCATTTATACACATCAAATGAACAAATTCCTTTTCCAGGGAGAACGTTTCACATAAGAAAGTCATTTCCATACTCAAAAAACGAAATGAAAATACAACTCGAAAATAAAAAAGCCAACATAACAATTCGAAACTTTCCAGATACAGTAGAAAAAATCAGAAAAAAATGGAAAATTAAAGATGGTGGAGACACCTATTGTTTTTTTACAATTGATGAAAATAATGACAAAATTGTTTTACTTTGCGACAAAATATAA
- a CDS encoding AI-2E family transporter has translation MITSKIISNGILRALFTVICCGLLLFFVYQIQSIIIYIIISLILTLIGNPILNFLKHKLKFNHLVATILTLLLFIGILSGLIMMFIPLIVSQGANLSLLNTAQIEKDIILLIDQISIFLNDHNIDSAKLLKESNITSKLNFNFIPNFLNSILNTISSFGVGLGSVLFITFFFLKDRLMFIIGVKKIIPISHEEQVLNSFDKINGLLSRYFIGLLLQLFIVFLLYVIVLLIFGVPNAVVIAFLCAVLNIIPYVGPLIASVLAAILTMLSNLGSNFQTEILPVTIYVLIGFWIVQVIDNNVSQPLIFSKSVSSHPLEIFLVILIAGFLSGILGMVIAVPIYTIIKVIGKEFFPENKIIMLLTKDI, from the coding sequence ATGATTACCTCAAAAATTATTTCAAACGGTATTTTAAGAGCCCTATTTACTGTAATCTGCTGTGGTTTACTACTCTTTTTTGTTTACCAAATTCAGTCCATAATAATATATATCATTATTTCCTTGATATTAACCCTGATTGGCAATCCTATTTTAAATTTTTTAAAACATAAACTAAAGTTCAATCATCTTGTTGCTACAATACTAACTTTACTTTTATTTATTGGAATTTTATCAGGCTTAATTATGATGTTTATTCCTTTGATTGTTTCTCAAGGCGCAAACCTTTCATTATTAAATACTGCCCAAATTGAAAAAGATATTATTCTTTTAATTGATCAAATTAGTATTTTTTTAAACGATCATAATATCGACTCTGCTAAATTACTAAAGGAATCAAATATCACTTCTAAGTTAAATTTTAACTTCATTCCTAATTTTCTTAATTCAATTTTAAATACCATAAGTAGTTTTGGAGTAGGATTAGGTTCGGTATTATTCATCACTTTTTTCTTCTTAAAAGATCGTTTGATGTTCATCATTGGAGTAAAAAAAATAATTCCTATCAGCCATGAAGAACAAGTGTTAAATTCATTTGATAAAATAAATGGGTTACTATCAAGATATTTTATAGGGCTACTATTACAGCTATTTATTGTCTTTTTATTGTACGTAATTGTTCTATTAATTTTTGGTGTTCCTAATGCCGTTGTTATTGCGTTCTTGTGTGCAGTGCTTAATATCATTCCGTATGTTGGTCCTTTAATTGCATCTGTTTTGGCAGCAATCTTAACTATGCTAAGCAATTTAGGAAGTAATTTTCAAACAGAAATACTACCAGTAACAATTTATGTACTCATAGGTTTTTGGATCGTACAAGTAATAGATAACAATGTATCACAACCGCTAATTTTTTCAAAAAGTGTAAGCTCACATCCCCTTGAAATTTTTCTAGTTATCCTTATTGCCGGATTCCTTTCTGGAATTTTAGGAATGGTAATCGCTGTGCCCATTTACACGATTATCAAAGTCATAGGAAAAGAGTTTTTTCCAGAAAATAAAATTATCATGCTGTTAACAAAAGATATTTAA
- a CDS encoding zinc metalloprotease has protein sequence MKKIMLPALAFMMLFSCQNDTTETNAPEASATLRRGCASQEVLAAQMKADPSLALRMNKIEEFTKNAMTNGRLVNGKIEIPVVVNVVYRTAAENISLAQIQSQIDVLNRDFNALNSDFNQVPTAFAGVKANVGISFVLQNVVRKATTATSFTTNDAMKRASTGIAPTTPTTVLNMWSCNLSGGVLGYAQFPGGASATDGVVMDNNAFGSTGTVTAPFNLGRTATHEVGHWLNLRHIWGDATCGSDLVSDTPTHNEPNYGVPAAGHRSTCTGTPLEMYMNYMDYTDDRGMFMFSNGQKARMAALFVSGGARRSFGI, from the coding sequence ATGAAAAAAATTATGTTACCTGCTTTAGCATTTATGATGCTTTTTTCTTGTCAAAATGACACCACAGAAACTAACGCTCCTGAAGCTTCAGCAACTCTTAGAAGAGGTTGTGCTTCTCAAGAAGTTTTAGCTGCTCAAATGAAAGCAGATCCTAGTCTTGCACTAAGAATGAACAAAATTGAAGAATTTACTAAAAACGCCATGACTAACGGAAGATTAGTGAATGGTAAAATAGAAATTCCAGTTGTTGTAAACGTAGTTTATAGAACAGCAGCAGAAAACATTTCATTAGCGCAAATTCAATCTCAAATTGATGTGTTAAACAGAGATTTCAACGCTTTGAATTCTGACTTTAATCAAGTTCCAACAGCCTTTGCTGGAGTTAAAGCTAATGTTGGAATTTCATTTGTATTACAAAACGTAGTTAGAAAAGCTACAACAGCAACATCTTTTACTACAAATGATGCTATGAAAAGAGCATCAACTGGAATAGCACCTACAACGCCTACTACTGTTTTAAACATGTGGTCATGTAATTTAAGTGGTGGAGTATTAGGTTATGCTCAATTTCCTGGAGGTGCTTCAGCAACTGATGGTGTTGTTATGGATAACAATGCATTTGGATCTACTGGAACAGTAACTGCTCCTTTTAACTTAGGAAGAACTGCTACTCATGAAGTAGGACACTGGTTGAACTTACGTCACATTTGGGGAGATGCAACATGTGGAAGCGACTTAGTTTCTGACACACCTACTCACAATGAGCCTAATTATGGTGTTCCTGCAGCAGGACACAGAAGTACTTGTACAGGTACTCCTTTAGAAATGTACATGAACTACATGGACTACACTGATGATAGAGGAATGTTCATGTTTAGTAATGGACAAAAAGCTAGAATGGCTGCTTTATTCGTTTCTGGCGGAGCAAGAAGAAGCTTCGGAATATAA